GATGATCTCAATTCCAAGTACGTTCTGACCAAAGAAGGACGCAACATCATCAGCACCTTCTACACCGAGTGATCCTCGCCTTTTTTCTTTCCTATTGTAGCATAGGCTCTGAACACGCTCTCAATATACAATAATAACAACAATTACAACAATTACAATTTGATGTTATTATATTTCTTCGCCGATATAGTAATTGCAGCCCCCAAGACTGCAGGTGAAAAAAAATGAGTAGCTACAAGCAGACCCTACTGTCCCCTCTTCCTGCAAGCAGGATCAGAGAGCAGAACTACATGAAGTACGACAAATACGGATGCCGTATCGATCGTAATAGGAACAGAGAGCTGAACACCATAGTGGCGTTCTTCGACTGATGATGGATGGATCAAACTTGTTAGAAACTTGCCCTAAAGGGCGATAAAGAGTTTTGGGGGAGTTGGGGTGCAAACCCCAACGTCACTCTTTCTTGTTTTCCTTCTTTGCAGAATCCCAGACCTGGACAAACTCGACGCGGTCGACTCCGAAGGCTGCCCTCAGGTCGGCGACGATCTTGTACTTGGCGATTGCCCAGTTCTGGTCGAACTTGCAGACCTCGGCCTCGGTAACGACGACCTTGTCCGCCTCAACTGCAACGGCGAATCCCTCGGATGTTCCGGAGGTGAGCTCGATGATTGCGAGTGCCTTTGCCACGTTGTCGGTGATCTCCTCGGTGACTGTGAAGGTGTACTTCAGGTCGTGACCAGCGAGCTGGTTGTTGAAATCGACCTTTACACGTCCTGCTGCGACGGACATGACGACTCCGTTCCTGTTTCCAAGGGAGACACTCATTCCGGGGTAGGGGTTGATCTCCTGCTTGTAGAATTCCTTGAGGGGGTGGAGCTCGATGAGCTTAGGGTTCCTTGCTCCAGCTGCATCCTCGCAGGGGATTGTGATTGTTGTCTCCTTTCCGATCTCTGCCGACTCGATTGCTGTTGCGAGTGCGGGGAAGAGTGTGTTGGATCCGAAGAGGTATGCCATAGGGGCGTAGGTGACCTTCTCGTT
The nucleotide sequence above comes from Methanomassiliicoccales archaeon LGM-RCC1. Encoded proteins:
- a CDS encoding peptidylprolyl isomerase, with the protein product MADAKKLVRLSYKAYLADADERLYDTTDADAAKEAGIFNEKVTYAPMAYLFGSNTLFPALATAIESAEIGKETTITIPCEDAAGARNPKLIELHPLKEFYKQEINPYPGMSVSLGNRNGVVMSVAAGRVKVDFNNQLAGHDLKYTFTVTEEITDNVAKALAIIELTSGTSEGFAVAVEADKVVVTEAEVCKFDQNWAIAKYKIVADLRAAFGVDRVEFVQVWDSAKKENKKE